Proteins from a genomic interval of Gossypium hirsutum isolate 1008001.06 chromosome A09, Gossypium_hirsutum_v2.1, whole genome shotgun sequence:
- the LOC107890083 gene encoding uncharacterized protein has product MSQKAVKGSAIVDFLASRALEDYEPLNFDFPDEEIVYVAAAEEDNAKEYEACIMGCRAAVEHKIKSLEVYGDSELVIYQLRGEWETRDSKLINYRRLVLRLVEEFDDITFNYLPRDENQMADALATLASMIKDILRYVRNREYPDQATENDKRTLRRLACDYVLDGEILYKRRKDQLNLIGEKRLKAIQHGQMYQKRMMRAYDKKVRPREFHEGDLVLNKILPIQKDFRGKWMLN; this is encoded by the exons ATGAGTCAAAAAGCTGTAAAGGGGAGCGCAATAGTAGATTTTCTGGCTAGtcgagctctagaagattatgagcccttGAATTTTGACTTCCCCGATGAAGAGATAGTGTATGTAGCAGCTGCTGAAGAGGACAATGCAAAAG aatatgaagcatgtatcatggggtGCAGAGCAGCTGTAGAGCACAAGATCAAATCattggaagtatatggagattctgaaTTAGTAATCTACCAACTtcgaggtgaatgggagacaagagattcCAAGCTAATCAATTATAGAAGGCTGGTGTTGAGGTTAGttgaagagtttgatgatattactTTCAATTATCTCCCGCGTGATGAAAACCAAATGGCAGATGCTTTGGCTACTTTGGCTTCTATGATCAAA gatatattgcgatatgtgagaaACCGTGAATATCCAGATCAAGCCAcggagaatgacaaaagaacattGAGAAGGCTTGCCTGCGATTATGTTCtagatggagagatcctgtacaaaagaaggaaagatcag ttgaacttgattggggaaaagaggctaaaggctaTTCAGCATGGACAGATGTATCAAAAAAgaatgatgcgggcttatgaTAAAAAGGTCCGCCCAAGAGAATTTCATGAGGGAGATTTGGTTTTAAATAAGATTCTCcccatacaaaaggatttcagaggaaaatggatgctgAATTAG
- the LOC107890082 gene encoding uncharacterized protein has translation MNVLEVKTHLKRVWKEMARRGLVTSSTEVSDNGVENYCDYHHKEGHRIQECEEYRTVIQGLIDSKEIEFYEVVNEEEYICASKSTSSPKVNYPVVIISRPKNEAGVQIAPKITIQKPAVFSYKDSKQVPWKYECNVTIPENESPIKEDQNIGSHTRSGRRYDTRVEPVKERDVLVEQKKGKAVELDVPINEPVKEEEAKEFLKFLKHSEYSMVEQLRKQPARISILALLLSSEVHRSALMKVLNETYVTNDISVNKLDWLVNNISADNFIFCNDDEISPGGMGSTKALHITARCKGYTLLGVLVDNGSALNVLPLSTLNKLPVDSSHMKGCQNIVRAFDGTKRRVMGRIEVPLLINPTTYEVDFLVMDINPSYNCLLGRPWIHSAGAVPSSLHQKLKLVSEGRLVTVNAEEDIIATVSSSAPYVETNEEAIESSFRSLEFVNATFITEGRGAVPGKGLGRYLQGRIAVPMLKDKHDRFGLGFRPDARRKKKELERRQERRRA, from the exons ATGAATGTTTTAGAAGTAAAGACTCATTTGAAACGAGTTTGGAAGGAGATGGCAAGAAGAGGGTTAGTTACTTCGAGCACAGAAGTAAGTGATAATGGGGTAGAGAATTATTGTGATTATCATCATAAAGAGGGACACAGAATCCAGGAATGTGAAGAATATAGAACTGTTATTCAGGGCCTGATTGATAGCAAGGAAATAGAGTTTTATGAAGTGGTCAATGAGGAGGAGTATATATGTGCGTCAAAATCTACATCAAGTCCAAAAGTCAATTATCCTGTGGTTATTATCTCGCGTCCTAAGAATGAAGCAGGAGTTCAAATAGCGCCAAAGATTACAATTCAGAAGCCAGCAGTTTTTTCTTACAAGGATAGTAAACAGGTCCCCTGGAAGTATGAATGTAATGTGACAATCCCAGAAAATGAGAGCCCAATAAAGGAGGATCAAAATATAGGCTCTCATACACGCAGTGGAAGACGATATGATACCCGAGTAGAACCGGTGAAAGAAAGGGATGTGCTGGTCGagcaaaaaaaaggaaaagcagttgaacttGACGTGCCTATTAATGAACCagtgaaagaagaagaagctaaagAATTCCTGAAATTTCTGAAACACAGCGAATACAGTATGGTGGAACAGTTGCgtaaacagccagcccgcatatCTATATTGGCCCTACTTCTGAGTTCAGAGGTGCATCGGAGTGCACTGATGAAGGtgctaaatgagacctatgtAACCAACGATATTTCCGTCAATAAGCTGGATTGGTTGGTTAACAACATAAGTGCAGACAACTTTATCTTTTGCAATGATGATGAGATTTCACCAGGAGGGATGGGATCTACCAAAGCTTTGCATATAACTGCTAGATGTAAAGGGTACACGTTGCTAGGGGTATTGGTAGATAATGGTTCAGCATTGAATGTGTTGCCTTTGTCCACACTAAACAAGTTACCggtggatagttctcacatgaaaggATGTCAGAACATTGTACGAGCATTTGATGGAACGAAGAGGAGAGTCATGGGAAGAATAGAGGTACCCTTGTTAATTAATCCAACCACGTATGAGGTAGATTTTCTAGTAATGGATATTAATCCCTCTTATAACTGCTTGTTGGGAAGGCcttggatacactcggcaggggcagtaccttcatcattacatcaaaaGCTAAAGTTAGTGTCAGAAGGGCGATTGGTAACGGTAAATGCTGAAGAAGATATTATCGCGACCGTGAGTAGTAGTGCACCGTATGTAGAGACAAATGAGGAAGCCATTGAGAGTTcttttcgatctttggagtttgtgaaTGCAACATTCATCACTGAGG GCCGGGGAGCTGTACCAGGAAAGGGACTTGGAAGATACCTTCAAGGAAGAATTGCAGTTCCAATGCTGAAAGACAAACATGATCGCTTTGGTTTGGGGTTCAGGCCAGATGCAAGACGAAAGAAAAAAGAACTAGAAAGAagacaagaaagaagaagagcatGA